In Mustela nigripes isolate SB6536 chromosome 2, MUSNIG.SB6536, whole genome shotgun sequence, a single window of DNA contains:
- the TYK2 gene encoding non-receptor tyrosine-protein kinase TYK2 isoform X1 encodes MSLCHWGATTRDSRPDGNGAQPMATRGGLKVLLHWAGPGGGDPWVTFSEATLTAEEVCIHIAQKVGITPSCLNLFALFDAQAQVWLPPNHVLEIPRDMSLTLYFRMRFYFRNWHGTNPQEPAVYRCGPPGPKSSSEQAEQGMQLLDPASFEYLFEQGKHEFVNDVASLWELSGEEEIRHFKNESLGMAFLHLCHLALCRGVPLEKVAKKIRCLGMRRERVSGSCKRPRLLCFKDCIPRSFRLQIRRHNALTRLRLRNIFRRFVRAFQPGHVSQQVVMVKYLATLEQLAPRFGTERLPVCHLELLAQAVGEPYYLRDAGQAPPEPGPELATGPPTHEVLVTGTGGIQWRPVRAEDPRGDGSSRNPCAGPSGKGTKAPAAGDQPADRPQEALWTYFCDFQDITHVVLKECHVSVHSQDNKSLELTLPSRAMALSLVSLVDGYFRLTADSSHYLCREVAPPRVVMSIQDGIHGPLLEPFVLAKLRPEDGLYLIHWSTSHLNRLILTVAQREQAPGTQHVHLRKFPIELQAGVFTLEGWDRSFPSVRELRAALQGCCLRAGNDCFALRRCCLPRPGEISNLIIMRGSRASAAPPNLSQLSFHRISQDDITQLSHLGQGTRTNVYEGILRVGGRDPKEGTADSEDPPTPSGDCGQELRVVLKVLDPSHHDIALAFYETASLMSQVSHVHLAFVHGICVHGSENIMVAEYVEHGPLDVWLRREKGHVPVAWKVVVAQQLASALSYLEDKSLVHGNVCGRNILLARLGLTEGTSPFIKLSDPGVGLGALSREERVERIPWTAPECLSGGANSLTTAADKWGFGATLLEICFDGEAPLQGRGPSEKECFYQKQHQLPQPSCPELATLTSQCLTYEPTQRPSFRTILRDLTQLQPQNLADVLAVNPDSPASDPTVFHKRYLKKIRDLGEGHFGKVSLYCYDPTNDGTGEMVAVKTLKADCGPQLRTSWWREIDILRTLYHKHIVKYKGCCEDAGEKSVPLVMEYVPLGSLRDYLPRHSVGLAQLLLFAQQICEGMAYLHAQHYVHRDLAARNVLLDNDRLVKIGDFGLAKAVPEGHEYYRVREDGDSPVFWYAPECLKECKFYYASDVWSFGVTMYELLTYCDSSQSPPSKFMELTGLTHGQMTVLRLTELLERGERLPRPERCPCEIYLLMKNCWQAEASFRPTFQNLIPILKTIQEKYQGQAASVFNVC; translated from the exons GCATCACTCCATCCTGCCTCAATCTCTTTGCCCTCTTCGATGCCCAGGCCCAGGTCTGGCTGCCCCCAAACCATGTCTTGGAGATCCCCAGAGACATGAGCCTCACGCTGTACTTCCGCATGAG GTTTTATTTCCGGAACTGGCATGGCACAAACCCCCAGGAGCCAGCTGTGTACCGCTGTGGGCCCCCAGGGCCCAAGTCTTCCtctgaacaggcagagcagggcATGCAACTACTGGACCCGGCCTCCTTTGAGTACCTCTTTGAGCAG GGCAAGCATGAGTTTGTGAATGACGTAGCATCGCTGTGGGAGCTGTCCGGCGAGGAGGAGATCCGCCATTTTAAGAATGAGAGTCTGGGCATGGCCTTTCTGCACCTGTGCCACCTTGCCCTGTGCCGTGGCGTCCCCCTGGAGAAGGTGGCCAAGAAGATCAGGTGTCTGGGAATGCGGCGGGAACGGGTATCTGGGAGCTGCAAGAGACCTCGCCTACTGTG cttcaaAGACTGCATCCCACGCTCCTTCCGGCTGCAGATCCGGCGGCACAATGCGCTGACCCGACTGCGCCTGCGGAACATCTTCCGCAGGTTCGTGCGGGCCTTCCAGCCGGGCCACGTCTCACAGCAGGTCGTCATGGTCAAATACCTGGCCACGCTCGAGCAGCTGGCACCCCGCTTCGGCACGGAGCGCCTGCCCGTGTGCCACCTGGAGTTACTGGCCCAGGCCGTGGGGGAGCCCTACTACCTCCGGGACGCCGGGCAGGCTCCCCCAGAGCCTGGGCCGGAGTTGGCCACCGGGCCACCCACTCACGAGGTGCTGGTGACGGGCACAGGTGGCATCCAGTGGCGGCCGGTGCGGGCAGAG GATCCCAGAGGCGATGGCAGCAGCAGGAATCCCTGTGCTGGCCCATCTGGGAAGGGAACCAAGGCCCCAGCAGCAGGCGACCAGCCAGCAGACAGGCCTCAGGAAGCGCTGTGGACCTACTTCTGTGACTTCCAGGACATCACACACGTGGTGCTGAAGGAATGCCACGTCAGCGTCCACTCTCAGGACAACAAGAGCCtg GAGCTGACCCTGCCTTCCCGGGCCATGGCCCTGTCCTTGGTGTCACTGGTGGACGGCTATTTCCGCCTGACCGCAGACTCAAGCCACTACCTGTGCCGCGAGGTGGCGCCTCCACGGGTGGTGATGAGCATCCAGGATGGGATCCACGGACCCCTGCT GGAGCCATTTGTGCTGGCCAAGCTGCGGCCCGAGGACGGCCTCTACCTCATCCACTGGAGCACCAGCCACCTCAACCGCCTCATCCTCACGGTGGcgcagagagagcaa GCCCCAGGCACACAGCACGTGCACCTGCGCAAATTCCCCATTGAGCTGCAGGCCGGGGTCTTCACGCTGGAGGGCTGGGACCGGTCCTTCCCCAGCGTGCGGGAGCTGCGAGCTGCCCTGCAGGGTTGCTGCCTGCGGGCTGGCAACGACTGCTTCGCCCTGCGCCGCTGTTGCCTGCCACGGCCTGGAG AGATCTCCAACCTCATCATCATGCGGGGGTCTCGGGCCAGCGCCGCTCCGCCCAACCTCAGCCAGCTCAGCTTCCACCGGATCAGCCAGGATGACATCACCCAG CTGTCCCACTTGGGCCAAGGCACCAGGACCAACGTGTATGAGGGCATCTTACGAGTGGGGGGCAGAGACCCCAAGGAGGGCACGGCAGACAGTGAGGACCCCCCCACACCCAGTGGGGACTGCGGGCAAGAGCTCCGGGTGGTCCTCAAGGTGCTGGACCCCAGTCACCACGACATCGCGCTG GCCTTCTACGAGACAGCCAGTCTCATGAGCCAGGTCTCCCACGTGCACCTGGCCTTTGTACATGGCATCTGCGTGCATGGCTCCGAGA ACATCATGGTGGCAGAGTACGTGGAGCACGGGCCCCTGGACGTGTGGCTGCGGCGAGAGAAGGGCCACGTGCCTGTGGCCTGGAAGGTGGTGGTGGCCCAGCAGCTGGCCAGCGCCCTCAGCTACCTG GAAGACAAGAGCCTGGTTCATGGTAATGTGTGTGGCCGGAACATCCTGTTGGCACGGCTAGGGCTGACGGAGGGCACCAGCCCCTTCATCAAGCTGAGTGACCCCGGTGTGGGCCTGGGTGCCCTTTCCAGGGAGG AGCGGGTGGAGCGGATCCCCTGGACAGCCCCTGAGTGCCTCTCCGGCGGAGCCAACAGTCTGACCACTGCGGCTGATAAATGGGGCTTTGGTGCCACCCTCCTGGAGATCTGCTTCGATGGGGAGGCCCCTCTGCAGGGCCGTGGCCCCTCCGAG AAAGAGTGCTTCTACCAAAAGCAGCACCAGCTTCCTCAGCCCTCCTGCCCGGAGCTGGCCACACTCACCAGCCAGTGCCTGACTTACGAACCAACTCAGCGGCCCTCCTTCCGCACTATCCTGCGGGACCTCACTCAGCTGCAGCCCCAGA ATCTTGCTGACGTCTTGGCTGTGAACCCTGACTCACCTGCGTCAGACCCCACCGTGTTCCACAAGCGCTATTTGAAAAAGATCCGAGATCTGGGCGAG GGCCATTTCGGCAAGGTCAGTCTGTACTGCTACGACCCCACGAACGACGGCACCGGCGAGATGGTGGCCGTGAAGACCCTCAAGGCGGACTGCGGCCCCCAGCTCCGCACCAGCTGGTGGCGGGAGATCGACATCCTGCGCACGCTGTACCACAAGCACATTGTCAAGTACAAGGGCTGCTGCGAGGACGCAg GAGAGAAGTCGGTACCGCTGGTCATGGAGTATGTGCCCCTGGGAAGCCTGCGGGACTACCTGCCCCGGCACAGCGTGGGGCTGGCGCAGCTGCTGCTCTTCGCCCAGCAGATCTGTGAG GGCATGGCCTACCTCCATGCACAGCACTACGTGCACCGAGACCTGGCGGCCCGCAACGTGCTGCTGGACAACGACAGGCTGGTCAAAATCGGGGACTTTGGTCTAGCCAAGGCTGTGCCTGAAGGCCATGAGTACTACCGCGTGCGCGAGGATGGGGACAGCCCCGTATTCTG gtATGCCCCAGAGTGCCTGAAGGAGTGTAAGTTCTACTATGCCTCTGATGTCTGGTCCTTCGGGGTCACCATGTACGAGCTGCTGACCTACTGTGACTCCAGCCAGAGCCCCCCCTCG AAATTCATGGAGCTCACAGGCCTCACCCATGGGCAGATGACGGTGCTGAGGCTCACTGAGCTGCTGGAACGCGGGGAGAGGCTGCCCCGGCCGGAGAGATGTCCTTGTGAG ATCTATCTCCTCATGAAGAACTGCTGGCAGGCGGAGGCCTCATTCCGCCCCACCTTCCAGAACCTCATACCCATTCTCAAGACCATCCAGGAGAAATACCAAGGCCAGGCTGCCTCAGTGTTCAATGTGTGCTGA
- the TYK2 gene encoding non-receptor tyrosine-protein kinase TYK2 isoform X2 — protein sequence MSLCHWGATTRDSRPDGNGAQPMATRGGLKVLLHWAGPGGGDPWVTFSEATLTAEEVCIHIAQKVGITPSCLNLFALFDAQAQVWLPPNHVLEIPRDMSLTLYFRMRFYFRNWHGTNPQEPAVYRCGPPGPKSSSEQAEQGMQLLDPASFEYLFEQGKHEFVNDVASLWELSGEEEIRHFKNESLGMAFLHLCHLALCRGVPLEKVAKKISFKDCIPRSFRLQIRRHNALTRLRLRNIFRRFVRAFQPGHVSQQVVMVKYLATLEQLAPRFGTERLPVCHLELLAQAVGEPYYLRDAGQAPPEPGPELATGPPTHEVLVTGTGGIQWRPVRAEDPRGDGSSRNPCAGPSGKGTKAPAAGDQPADRPQEALWTYFCDFQDITHVVLKECHVSVHSQDNKSLELTLPSRAMALSLVSLVDGYFRLTADSSHYLCREVAPPRVVMSIQDGIHGPLLEPFVLAKLRPEDGLYLIHWSTSHLNRLILTVAQREQAPGTQHVHLRKFPIELQAGVFTLEGWDRSFPSVRELRAALQGCCLRAGNDCFALRRCCLPRPGEISNLIIMRGSRASAAPPNLSQLSFHRISQDDITQLSHLGQGTRTNVYEGILRVGGRDPKEGTADSEDPPTPSGDCGQELRVVLKVLDPSHHDIALAFYETASLMSQVSHVHLAFVHGICVHGSENIMVAEYVEHGPLDVWLRREKGHVPVAWKVVVAQQLASALSYLEDKSLVHGNVCGRNILLARLGLTEGTSPFIKLSDPGVGLGALSREERVERIPWTAPECLSGGANSLTTAADKWGFGATLLEICFDGEAPLQGRGPSEKECFYQKQHQLPQPSCPELATLTSQCLTYEPTQRPSFRTILRDLTQLQPQNLADVLAVNPDSPASDPTVFHKRYLKKIRDLGEGHFGKVSLYCYDPTNDGTGEMVAVKTLKADCGPQLRTSWWREIDILRTLYHKHIVKYKGCCEDAGEKSVPLVMEYVPLGSLRDYLPRHSVGLAQLLLFAQQICEGMAYLHAQHYVHRDLAARNVLLDNDRLVKIGDFGLAKAVPEGHEYYRVREDGDSPVFWYAPECLKECKFYYASDVWSFGVTMYELLTYCDSSQSPPSKFMELTGLTHGQMTVLRLTELLERGERLPRPERCPCEIYLLMKNCWQAEASFRPTFQNLIPILKTIQEKYQGQAASVFNVC from the exons GCATCACTCCATCCTGCCTCAATCTCTTTGCCCTCTTCGATGCCCAGGCCCAGGTCTGGCTGCCCCCAAACCATGTCTTGGAGATCCCCAGAGACATGAGCCTCACGCTGTACTTCCGCATGAG GTTTTATTTCCGGAACTGGCATGGCACAAACCCCCAGGAGCCAGCTGTGTACCGCTGTGGGCCCCCAGGGCCCAAGTCTTCCtctgaacaggcagagcagggcATGCAACTACTGGACCCGGCCTCCTTTGAGTACCTCTTTGAGCAG GGCAAGCATGAGTTTGTGAATGACGTAGCATCGCTGTGGGAGCTGTCCGGCGAGGAGGAGATCCGCCATTTTAAGAATGAGAGTCTGGGCATGGCCTTTCTGCACCTGTGCCACCTTGCCCTGTGCCGTGGCGTCCCCCTGGAGAAGGTGGCCAAGAAGATCAG cttcaaAGACTGCATCCCACGCTCCTTCCGGCTGCAGATCCGGCGGCACAATGCGCTGACCCGACTGCGCCTGCGGAACATCTTCCGCAGGTTCGTGCGGGCCTTCCAGCCGGGCCACGTCTCACAGCAGGTCGTCATGGTCAAATACCTGGCCACGCTCGAGCAGCTGGCACCCCGCTTCGGCACGGAGCGCCTGCCCGTGTGCCACCTGGAGTTACTGGCCCAGGCCGTGGGGGAGCCCTACTACCTCCGGGACGCCGGGCAGGCTCCCCCAGAGCCTGGGCCGGAGTTGGCCACCGGGCCACCCACTCACGAGGTGCTGGTGACGGGCACAGGTGGCATCCAGTGGCGGCCGGTGCGGGCAGAG GATCCCAGAGGCGATGGCAGCAGCAGGAATCCCTGTGCTGGCCCATCTGGGAAGGGAACCAAGGCCCCAGCAGCAGGCGACCAGCCAGCAGACAGGCCTCAGGAAGCGCTGTGGACCTACTTCTGTGACTTCCAGGACATCACACACGTGGTGCTGAAGGAATGCCACGTCAGCGTCCACTCTCAGGACAACAAGAGCCtg GAGCTGACCCTGCCTTCCCGGGCCATGGCCCTGTCCTTGGTGTCACTGGTGGACGGCTATTTCCGCCTGACCGCAGACTCAAGCCACTACCTGTGCCGCGAGGTGGCGCCTCCACGGGTGGTGATGAGCATCCAGGATGGGATCCACGGACCCCTGCT GGAGCCATTTGTGCTGGCCAAGCTGCGGCCCGAGGACGGCCTCTACCTCATCCACTGGAGCACCAGCCACCTCAACCGCCTCATCCTCACGGTGGcgcagagagagcaa GCCCCAGGCACACAGCACGTGCACCTGCGCAAATTCCCCATTGAGCTGCAGGCCGGGGTCTTCACGCTGGAGGGCTGGGACCGGTCCTTCCCCAGCGTGCGGGAGCTGCGAGCTGCCCTGCAGGGTTGCTGCCTGCGGGCTGGCAACGACTGCTTCGCCCTGCGCCGCTGTTGCCTGCCACGGCCTGGAG AGATCTCCAACCTCATCATCATGCGGGGGTCTCGGGCCAGCGCCGCTCCGCCCAACCTCAGCCAGCTCAGCTTCCACCGGATCAGCCAGGATGACATCACCCAG CTGTCCCACTTGGGCCAAGGCACCAGGACCAACGTGTATGAGGGCATCTTACGAGTGGGGGGCAGAGACCCCAAGGAGGGCACGGCAGACAGTGAGGACCCCCCCACACCCAGTGGGGACTGCGGGCAAGAGCTCCGGGTGGTCCTCAAGGTGCTGGACCCCAGTCACCACGACATCGCGCTG GCCTTCTACGAGACAGCCAGTCTCATGAGCCAGGTCTCCCACGTGCACCTGGCCTTTGTACATGGCATCTGCGTGCATGGCTCCGAGA ACATCATGGTGGCAGAGTACGTGGAGCACGGGCCCCTGGACGTGTGGCTGCGGCGAGAGAAGGGCCACGTGCCTGTGGCCTGGAAGGTGGTGGTGGCCCAGCAGCTGGCCAGCGCCCTCAGCTACCTG GAAGACAAGAGCCTGGTTCATGGTAATGTGTGTGGCCGGAACATCCTGTTGGCACGGCTAGGGCTGACGGAGGGCACCAGCCCCTTCATCAAGCTGAGTGACCCCGGTGTGGGCCTGGGTGCCCTTTCCAGGGAGG AGCGGGTGGAGCGGATCCCCTGGACAGCCCCTGAGTGCCTCTCCGGCGGAGCCAACAGTCTGACCACTGCGGCTGATAAATGGGGCTTTGGTGCCACCCTCCTGGAGATCTGCTTCGATGGGGAGGCCCCTCTGCAGGGCCGTGGCCCCTCCGAG AAAGAGTGCTTCTACCAAAAGCAGCACCAGCTTCCTCAGCCCTCCTGCCCGGAGCTGGCCACACTCACCAGCCAGTGCCTGACTTACGAACCAACTCAGCGGCCCTCCTTCCGCACTATCCTGCGGGACCTCACTCAGCTGCAGCCCCAGA ATCTTGCTGACGTCTTGGCTGTGAACCCTGACTCACCTGCGTCAGACCCCACCGTGTTCCACAAGCGCTATTTGAAAAAGATCCGAGATCTGGGCGAG GGCCATTTCGGCAAGGTCAGTCTGTACTGCTACGACCCCACGAACGACGGCACCGGCGAGATGGTGGCCGTGAAGACCCTCAAGGCGGACTGCGGCCCCCAGCTCCGCACCAGCTGGTGGCGGGAGATCGACATCCTGCGCACGCTGTACCACAAGCACATTGTCAAGTACAAGGGCTGCTGCGAGGACGCAg GAGAGAAGTCGGTACCGCTGGTCATGGAGTATGTGCCCCTGGGAAGCCTGCGGGACTACCTGCCCCGGCACAGCGTGGGGCTGGCGCAGCTGCTGCTCTTCGCCCAGCAGATCTGTGAG GGCATGGCCTACCTCCATGCACAGCACTACGTGCACCGAGACCTGGCGGCCCGCAACGTGCTGCTGGACAACGACAGGCTGGTCAAAATCGGGGACTTTGGTCTAGCCAAGGCTGTGCCTGAAGGCCATGAGTACTACCGCGTGCGCGAGGATGGGGACAGCCCCGTATTCTG gtATGCCCCAGAGTGCCTGAAGGAGTGTAAGTTCTACTATGCCTCTGATGTCTGGTCCTTCGGGGTCACCATGTACGAGCTGCTGACCTACTGTGACTCCAGCCAGAGCCCCCCCTCG AAATTCATGGAGCTCACAGGCCTCACCCATGGGCAGATGACGGTGCTGAGGCTCACTGAGCTGCTGGAACGCGGGGAGAGGCTGCCCCGGCCGGAGAGATGTCCTTGTGAG ATCTATCTCCTCATGAAGAACTGCTGGCAGGCGGAGGCCTCATTCCGCCCCACCTTCCAGAACCTCATACCCATTCTCAAGACCATCCAGGAGAAATACCAAGGCCAGGCTGCCTCAGTGTTCAATGTGTGCTGA
- the TYK2 gene encoding non-receptor tyrosine-protein kinase TYK2 isoform X3, with the protein MSLTLYFRMRFYFRNWHGTNPQEPAVYRCGPPGPKSSSEQAEQGMQLLDPASFEYLFEQGKHEFVNDVASLWELSGEEEIRHFKNESLGMAFLHLCHLALCRGVPLEKVAKKIRCLGMRRERVSGSCKRPRLLCFKDCIPRSFRLQIRRHNALTRLRLRNIFRRFVRAFQPGHVSQQVVMVKYLATLEQLAPRFGTERLPVCHLELLAQAVGEPYYLRDAGQAPPEPGPELATGPPTHEVLVTGTGGIQWRPVRAEDPRGDGSSRNPCAGPSGKGTKAPAAGDQPADRPQEALWTYFCDFQDITHVVLKECHVSVHSQDNKSLELTLPSRAMALSLVSLVDGYFRLTADSSHYLCREVAPPRVVMSIQDGIHGPLLEPFVLAKLRPEDGLYLIHWSTSHLNRLILTVAQREQAPGTQHVHLRKFPIELQAGVFTLEGWDRSFPSVRELRAALQGCCLRAGNDCFALRRCCLPRPGEISNLIIMRGSRASAAPPNLSQLSFHRISQDDITQLSHLGQGTRTNVYEGILRVGGRDPKEGTADSEDPPTPSGDCGQELRVVLKVLDPSHHDIALAFYETASLMSQVSHVHLAFVHGICVHGSENIMVAEYVEHGPLDVWLRREKGHVPVAWKVVVAQQLASALSYLEDKSLVHGNVCGRNILLARLGLTEGTSPFIKLSDPGVGLGALSREERVERIPWTAPECLSGGANSLTTAADKWGFGATLLEICFDGEAPLQGRGPSEKECFYQKQHQLPQPSCPELATLTSQCLTYEPTQRPSFRTILRDLTQLQPQNLADVLAVNPDSPASDPTVFHKRYLKKIRDLGEGHFGKVSLYCYDPTNDGTGEMVAVKTLKADCGPQLRTSWWREIDILRTLYHKHIVKYKGCCEDAGEKSVPLVMEYVPLGSLRDYLPRHSVGLAQLLLFAQQICEGMAYLHAQHYVHRDLAARNVLLDNDRLVKIGDFGLAKAVPEGHEYYRVREDGDSPVFWYAPECLKECKFYYASDVWSFGVTMYELLTYCDSSQSPPSKFMELTGLTHGQMTVLRLTELLERGERLPRPERCPCEIYLLMKNCWQAEASFRPTFQNLIPILKTIQEKYQGQAASVFNVC; encoded by the exons ATGAGCCTCACGCTGTACTTCCGCATGAG GTTTTATTTCCGGAACTGGCATGGCACAAACCCCCAGGAGCCAGCTGTGTACCGCTGTGGGCCCCCAGGGCCCAAGTCTTCCtctgaacaggcagagcagggcATGCAACTACTGGACCCGGCCTCCTTTGAGTACCTCTTTGAGCAG GGCAAGCATGAGTTTGTGAATGACGTAGCATCGCTGTGGGAGCTGTCCGGCGAGGAGGAGATCCGCCATTTTAAGAATGAGAGTCTGGGCATGGCCTTTCTGCACCTGTGCCACCTTGCCCTGTGCCGTGGCGTCCCCCTGGAGAAGGTGGCCAAGAAGATCAGGTGTCTGGGAATGCGGCGGGAACGGGTATCTGGGAGCTGCAAGAGACCTCGCCTACTGTG cttcaaAGACTGCATCCCACGCTCCTTCCGGCTGCAGATCCGGCGGCACAATGCGCTGACCCGACTGCGCCTGCGGAACATCTTCCGCAGGTTCGTGCGGGCCTTCCAGCCGGGCCACGTCTCACAGCAGGTCGTCATGGTCAAATACCTGGCCACGCTCGAGCAGCTGGCACCCCGCTTCGGCACGGAGCGCCTGCCCGTGTGCCACCTGGAGTTACTGGCCCAGGCCGTGGGGGAGCCCTACTACCTCCGGGACGCCGGGCAGGCTCCCCCAGAGCCTGGGCCGGAGTTGGCCACCGGGCCACCCACTCACGAGGTGCTGGTGACGGGCACAGGTGGCATCCAGTGGCGGCCGGTGCGGGCAGAG GATCCCAGAGGCGATGGCAGCAGCAGGAATCCCTGTGCTGGCCCATCTGGGAAGGGAACCAAGGCCCCAGCAGCAGGCGACCAGCCAGCAGACAGGCCTCAGGAAGCGCTGTGGACCTACTTCTGTGACTTCCAGGACATCACACACGTGGTGCTGAAGGAATGCCACGTCAGCGTCCACTCTCAGGACAACAAGAGCCtg GAGCTGACCCTGCCTTCCCGGGCCATGGCCCTGTCCTTGGTGTCACTGGTGGACGGCTATTTCCGCCTGACCGCAGACTCAAGCCACTACCTGTGCCGCGAGGTGGCGCCTCCACGGGTGGTGATGAGCATCCAGGATGGGATCCACGGACCCCTGCT GGAGCCATTTGTGCTGGCCAAGCTGCGGCCCGAGGACGGCCTCTACCTCATCCACTGGAGCACCAGCCACCTCAACCGCCTCATCCTCACGGTGGcgcagagagagcaa GCCCCAGGCACACAGCACGTGCACCTGCGCAAATTCCCCATTGAGCTGCAGGCCGGGGTCTTCACGCTGGAGGGCTGGGACCGGTCCTTCCCCAGCGTGCGGGAGCTGCGAGCTGCCCTGCAGGGTTGCTGCCTGCGGGCTGGCAACGACTGCTTCGCCCTGCGCCGCTGTTGCCTGCCACGGCCTGGAG AGATCTCCAACCTCATCATCATGCGGGGGTCTCGGGCCAGCGCCGCTCCGCCCAACCTCAGCCAGCTCAGCTTCCACCGGATCAGCCAGGATGACATCACCCAG CTGTCCCACTTGGGCCAAGGCACCAGGACCAACGTGTATGAGGGCATCTTACGAGTGGGGGGCAGAGACCCCAAGGAGGGCACGGCAGACAGTGAGGACCCCCCCACACCCAGTGGGGACTGCGGGCAAGAGCTCCGGGTGGTCCTCAAGGTGCTGGACCCCAGTCACCACGACATCGCGCTG GCCTTCTACGAGACAGCCAGTCTCATGAGCCAGGTCTCCCACGTGCACCTGGCCTTTGTACATGGCATCTGCGTGCATGGCTCCGAGA ACATCATGGTGGCAGAGTACGTGGAGCACGGGCCCCTGGACGTGTGGCTGCGGCGAGAGAAGGGCCACGTGCCTGTGGCCTGGAAGGTGGTGGTGGCCCAGCAGCTGGCCAGCGCCCTCAGCTACCTG GAAGACAAGAGCCTGGTTCATGGTAATGTGTGTGGCCGGAACATCCTGTTGGCACGGCTAGGGCTGACGGAGGGCACCAGCCCCTTCATCAAGCTGAGTGACCCCGGTGTGGGCCTGGGTGCCCTTTCCAGGGAGG AGCGGGTGGAGCGGATCCCCTGGACAGCCCCTGAGTGCCTCTCCGGCGGAGCCAACAGTCTGACCACTGCGGCTGATAAATGGGGCTTTGGTGCCACCCTCCTGGAGATCTGCTTCGATGGGGAGGCCCCTCTGCAGGGCCGTGGCCCCTCCGAG AAAGAGTGCTTCTACCAAAAGCAGCACCAGCTTCCTCAGCCCTCCTGCCCGGAGCTGGCCACACTCACCAGCCAGTGCCTGACTTACGAACCAACTCAGCGGCCCTCCTTCCGCACTATCCTGCGGGACCTCACTCAGCTGCAGCCCCAGA ATCTTGCTGACGTCTTGGCTGTGAACCCTGACTCACCTGCGTCAGACCCCACCGTGTTCCACAAGCGCTATTTGAAAAAGATCCGAGATCTGGGCGAG GGCCATTTCGGCAAGGTCAGTCTGTACTGCTACGACCCCACGAACGACGGCACCGGCGAGATGGTGGCCGTGAAGACCCTCAAGGCGGACTGCGGCCCCCAGCTCCGCACCAGCTGGTGGCGGGAGATCGACATCCTGCGCACGCTGTACCACAAGCACATTGTCAAGTACAAGGGCTGCTGCGAGGACGCAg GAGAGAAGTCGGTACCGCTGGTCATGGAGTATGTGCCCCTGGGAAGCCTGCGGGACTACCTGCCCCGGCACAGCGTGGGGCTGGCGCAGCTGCTGCTCTTCGCCCAGCAGATCTGTGAG GGCATGGCCTACCTCCATGCACAGCACTACGTGCACCGAGACCTGGCGGCCCGCAACGTGCTGCTGGACAACGACAGGCTGGTCAAAATCGGGGACTTTGGTCTAGCCAAGGCTGTGCCTGAAGGCCATGAGTACTACCGCGTGCGCGAGGATGGGGACAGCCCCGTATTCTG gtATGCCCCAGAGTGCCTGAAGGAGTGTAAGTTCTACTATGCCTCTGATGTCTGGTCCTTCGGGGTCACCATGTACGAGCTGCTGACCTACTGTGACTCCAGCCAGAGCCCCCCCTCG AAATTCATGGAGCTCACAGGCCTCACCCATGGGCAGATGACGGTGCTGAGGCTCACTGAGCTGCTGGAACGCGGGGAGAGGCTGCCCCGGCCGGAGAGATGTCCTTGTGAG ATCTATCTCCTCATGAAGAACTGCTGGCAGGCGGAGGCCTCATTCCGCCCCACCTTCCAGAACCTCATACCCATTCTCAAGACCATCCAGGAGAAATACCAAGGCCAGGCTGCCTCAGTGTTCAATGTGTGCTGA